One region of Azoarcus sp. CIB genomic DNA includes:
- a CDS encoding DUF1329 domain-containing protein has product MTRHIAGHGVIVVALACAAGTPHAATEADIEKSFFPYMHALPTAPGVAPGTVINQGNVANFEGVLDPGMQRYIREGAVEITVGATTSFDTNKSYVDATKVNAGKVKLGAKPGELVGYVAGRPFPEEPDAKDPRAGEKLAWNNRYGMNAYDGLAISPFYWKYINMDSGKVERNILFGFHFLKYTHRVSQAPVPEITPNPSKLYRATYVKVYEPQDVKNTQLLIQRYEDDTKLDDAYLYLGFQRRVRRLSTGQTTDAFLGSDIMIEDFEGYNGRISDMNWKYQGTANILMPFYNHNDMKLSDEYKEPDGYKYVAFGGKGGCFPSVTWQLRKVHILESSPIDTNHPVSRRVHYMDAQTSVISMSLVHDRKGDLWKTYVVGWTHPDFHLAKNKGSGITPFDAFTMIDIQAKHCTTGQLKAQLDAQMVPVSLFNVQNMRGGN; this is encoded by the coding sequence ATGACCAGACATATTGCAGGGCATGGGGTGATCGTAGTGGCGCTGGCCTGTGCGGCGGGAACGCCGCACGCGGCGACCGAAGCGGATATCGAGAAATCCTTCTTCCCGTACATGCATGCCCTGCCGACGGCTCCCGGTGTTGCGCCCGGAACGGTGATCAACCAGGGGAACGTCGCGAATTTCGAGGGGGTCCTCGACCCGGGAATGCAGCGGTACATTCGGGAAGGGGCGGTCGAGATCACTGTCGGAGCAACGACCTCGTTCGACACCAATAAGAGCTATGTCGACGCGACCAAGGTGAACGCCGGCAAGGTGAAGCTCGGTGCAAAACCGGGTGAGCTGGTCGGCTATGTCGCAGGGCGTCCTTTCCCTGAAGAACCCGATGCAAAGGACCCGCGGGCCGGCGAGAAGCTTGCGTGGAACAACCGCTATGGCATGAACGCGTACGACGGCCTGGCGATCTCGCCGTTTTACTGGAAGTACATTAACATGGACAGCGGCAAGGTCGAGCGCAATATCCTGTTCGGTTTTCATTTCTTAAAGTATACGCATCGAGTAAGCCAGGCTCCGGTGCCGGAAATTACGCCGAACCCGTCGAAACTGTATCGCGCGACCTACGTGAAAGTATATGAACCGCAGGATGTCAAGAACACACAGCTGCTGATCCAGCGCTACGAGGACGACACGAAGCTGGACGACGCTTATCTCTATCTCGGTTTCCAGCGCCGCGTGCGCCGGTTGTCGACCGGACAGACTACGGACGCCTTTCTCGGCTCAGACATCATGATCGAGGACTTCGAGGGCTATAACGGCCGTATTTCGGACATGAACTGGAAGTACCAGGGCACGGCGAACATACTGATGCCTTTTTACAACCATAACGACATGAAGCTGTCCGATGAATACAAAGAGCCGGACGGCTACAAGTACGTCGCCTTCGGCGGAAAGGGCGGGTGCTTCCCCAGCGTCACGTGGCAGTTGCGCAAGGTGCACATCCTCGAATCGTCTCCGATCGACACCAATCATCCGGTGAGCAGACGGGTGCATTACATGGACGCGCAAACCTCGGTAATTAGCATGTCGCTTGTGCATGACCGCAAGGGTGATTTGTGGAAGACGTATGTTGTCGGATGGACGCATCCCGACTTCCACCTGGCCAAGAACAAGGGCAGCGGCATAACTCCGTTCGATGCGTTCACCATGATCGATATCCAGGCGAAGCACTGCACGACCGGACAGCTCAAGGCGCAACTGGACGCTCAGATGGTCCCGGTCAGCCTGTTTAACGTCCAGAACATGCGTGGCGGAAACTGA
- a CDS encoding CoA transferase: MLNSVEGALEGIVVCDFSWVGAGPIATSVLAQCGADVIKIESVKRPDILRRGEPFKDGIGTGLDRSGYFAARNANKRDIALDMNNPLAREVAVRLIAKSDIVINNFRVGQMEKWKLGWEDVQKINPRAIYVTMSMQGTDGPHSRYMGYGVNLNALCGLTARAGFPGELPFGTGTNYTDHVMVPTHTLFGIMGALLEREVSGRGQTVSLSQLESAICMTPSAPMAFAANGEALGPLGYGDPEAVPHGIYTTLGYRKWIAIAVFDDLQWAALRRVMGNPPWAEEERFATAAMRRRYEVELNERIECWTAQQYGDWLMEALLKVGIPAGEVRDAREAIEDEHMRRRGFWAYLDHPEVGVTLYNRAPIVFSRTPLEMKTAAPAIGQHTRDVLGEMLGYSQDEIENLVSQEVLV; the protein is encoded by the coding sequence ATGTTGAACAGCGTTGAGGGTGCCCTGGAGGGCATTGTCGTGTGCGATTTTTCGTGGGTCGGCGCTGGGCCGATCGCCACGAGCGTGCTGGCGCAATGCGGCGCGGACGTTATCAAAATCGAAAGCGTCAAGCGTCCCGACATACTGCGCCGTGGCGAGCCGTTCAAGGACGGCATCGGCACCGGCCTCGACCGCAGCGGCTACTTCGCCGCGCGCAACGCGAACAAGCGGGACATCGCGCTCGACATGAACAACCCGCTTGCGCGCGAGGTGGCGGTCCGGCTGATCGCGAAGAGCGACATCGTCATCAATAACTTCCGCGTCGGCCAGATGGAGAAATGGAAGCTCGGCTGGGAGGACGTGCAGAAGATCAATCCGCGCGCGATCTACGTGACGATGAGCATGCAGGGCACCGATGGCCCGCACAGCCGCTACATGGGCTACGGCGTGAACCTCAACGCGCTGTGCGGGCTGACGGCGCGTGCCGGCTTCCCCGGCGAGTTGCCCTTCGGCACCGGCACGAACTATACGGATCACGTGATGGTACCGACACATACCTTGTTTGGGATCATGGGGGCGCTGCTTGAGCGGGAGGTCAGCGGGCGCGGCCAGACCGTCAGCCTGTCGCAGCTCGAATCGGCGATCTGCATGACGCCGAGCGCGCCAATGGCCTTCGCCGCCAACGGCGAGGCGCTCGGGCCGCTCGGCTACGGCGATCCGGAAGCAGTCCCGCACGGTATCTATACGACCCTGGGCTACCGCAAATGGATCGCGATCGCGGTCTTCGACGATCTTCAGTGGGCGGCGCTGCGGCGCGTGATGGGCAATCCGCCGTGGGCCGAGGAGGAGCGTTTCGCGACTGCCGCAATGCGACGCCGGTATGAGGTCGAGCTGAACGAGCGCATCGAATGCTGGACTGCGCAGCAGTACGGCGATTGGTTGATGGAGGCGCTGCTGAAGGTGGGGATCCCGGCAGGCGAGGTGCGGGATGCCCGCGAGGCGATCGAGGATGAGCATATGCGACGCCGCGGCTTCTGGGCTTATCTCGATCACCCCGAGGTCGGCGTCACGCTCTACAACCGCGCACCGATCGTGTTCTCGCGTACCCCGCTGGAAATGAAGACCGCTGCGCCGGCGATCGGGCAGCACACCCGCGATGTGCTCGGCGAGATGCTCGGCTATTCGCAGGACGAAATCGAGAATCTGGTCAGTCAGGAGGTGTTGGTGTGA
- a CDS encoding SDR family oxidoreductase, producing MESKGKERVALIVNADDAVGEAVALRLAAPGVQLALVGADAGRLDALASRLAEKGVAVIAVVTGAVEPGSIRDAVAQVMARYGRIDILVQNESVLTAKALQDISDADVGAALGAGIAGPFHYLREVVPLMRKCGFGRVVNISDIRYLGLAASANVAAARAGLFGLTRALALESARDGVTVSTVVMGDLDTDATPVAEREKLAAGIPVKRLGRPSDVANAVGFLASDSSKYVTGQTLFVCGGKSAYFSMSI from the coding sequence ATGGAATCGAAAGGCAAAGAAAGGGTGGCTCTGATCGTCAATGCCGACGATGCGGTGGGCGAGGCGGTTGCGCTGCGGCTCGCCGCGCCGGGTGTGCAACTCGCGCTCGTGGGCGCGGACGCCGGCCGGCTCGACGCTCTCGCATCGCGGCTGGCCGAGAAGGGGGTGGCGGTGATCGCGGTGGTGACGGGCGCAGTCGAGCCCGGTTCGATCCGCGATGCGGTCGCGCAGGTGATGGCGCGCTACGGGCGGATCGACATCTTGGTGCAGAACGAAAGCGTACTGACCGCCAAGGCGCTGCAGGACATTTCCGATGCGGACGTCGGCGCGGCGCTCGGCGCCGGCATCGCGGGCCCGTTCCACTACCTGCGCGAAGTCGTTCCGCTGATGCGCAAGTGTGGCTTCGGGCGCGTGGTCAATATCAGCGATATTCGTTATCTCGGCCTCGCGGCGAGCGCCAACGTCGCCGCTGCGCGTGCGGGTCTGTTCGGGCTCACACGGGCGCTCGCGCTCGAATCGGCGCGAGACGGCGTTACGGTGAGCACGGTCGTCATGGGCGATCTCGACACCGACGCGACGCCTGTGGCGGAGCGGGAAAAGCTCGCCGCCGGCATTCCCGTGAAGCGCTTGGGCAGGCCCTCTGACGTTGCCAACGCAGTCGGCTTTCTTGCGAGCGATAGTTCGAAGTACGTGACCGGGCAGACGCTTTTCGTCTGTGGCGGAAAGAGCGCGTACTTTTCGATGTCGATTTGA
- a CDS encoding acyl-CoA dehydrogenase — protein MDFSLSEEQMMLKEVARRFTANELMPLEKVLLEREMRMWTDGYTLLPAADHARLMNMTREMGFWGIEVDEKLGGQGLGMFAKTLVVEEMSKSLIGFSHHGFTLPPDAPNLYYLDECGTPAQREKYLRRYCRGEIESAMMATEPGAGSDISGLTTTAVRVDGQWVINGSKIFISKCDKDDLFFICIAVTDREAATKRRLTAFILDKDTPGLRIGAEIPVIGAMPTWTVYLDNVRVGDDAVLGEVGDAFIPLQNRFGVRRIELAAHCTGMAERLIQMMIEQANLRKTFGEPLAERQTVQNWIADSTVELEQVRLQLYYTAWKSDQGHKDLRIEASSLKIAATEMLTRVADRAIQLHGGLGLSRELGIEYVSRMVRIWRIVEGASEIHRMSIAKKLLADGRTYSPFMAA, from the coding sequence ATGGATTTTTCCTTATCCGAAGAACAGATGATGCTCAAGGAGGTGGCCCGGCGGTTCACCGCCAACGAGCTGATGCCGCTGGAAAAGGTCTTGCTGGAGCGGGAGATGCGGATGTGGACCGACGGGTACACGCTGCTGCCGGCCGCCGATCATGCTCGGCTGATGAACATGACCAGGGAGATGGGCTTCTGGGGCATCGAGGTCGACGAGAAACTTGGTGGACAGGGGCTCGGCATGTTCGCCAAGACCCTCGTTGTCGAGGAAATGTCGAAGTCGTTGATCGGTTTCTCGCATCACGGCTTCACGCTGCCGCCCGATGCCCCTAACCTCTATTACCTCGACGAGTGCGGCACGCCGGCGCAGCGTGAGAAATACCTGCGACGCTACTGCCGCGGGGAGATCGAATCCGCAATGATGGCGACCGAACCGGGCGCGGGCTCCGACATCAGCGGCCTCACAACCACGGCGGTGCGCGTTGACGGGCAGTGGGTCATCAACGGGTCGAAGATCTTCATCAGCAAGTGCGACAAGGACGATCTGTTCTTCATCTGCATCGCGGTGACTGACAGGGAGGCGGCGACCAAGCGGCGCTTGACTGCCTTCATCCTCGACAAGGATACGCCGGGACTGCGCATCGGCGCCGAGATTCCGGTGATCGGCGCGATGCCGACCTGGACCGTCTATCTCGATAACGTGCGGGTCGGCGACGACGCAGTGTTGGGCGAGGTCGGCGATGCCTTCATTCCGCTGCAGAACCGCTTCGGCGTGCGGCGGATCGAACTCGCGGCGCACTGCACCGGCATGGCCGAGCGGCTGATCCAGATGATGATCGAGCAGGCGAACCTGCGGAAGACCTTCGGCGAGCCGCTCGCCGAGCGTCAGACGGTGCAAAACTGGATCGCCGATTCGACCGTCGAACTCGAGCAGGTCCGGCTGCAGCTCTACTACACCGCCTGGAAGTCGGATCAGGGCCACAAGGATCTGCGCATCGAGGCGTCGTCCCTGAAGATCGCCGCGACCGAAATGCTCACGCGTGTCGCCGACCGCGCGATCCAGTTGCACGGTGGCCTCGGATTGTCGCGCGAGCTGGGCATCGAATACGTCTCGCGGATGGTGCGGATCTGGCGGATCGTCGAGGGCGCATCTGAAATTCATCGCATGTCGATCGCTAAGAAGTTGCTCGCGGACGGCCGCACCTACAGTCCGTTCATGGCCGCCTGA
- a CDS encoding YbhB/YbcL family Raf kinase inhibitor-like protein, translating to MRLTSSFGDNRRLPDRNAFAVVDAERRFRFGANRSPAFTWNEPPAGTRSFVLLCHDPDVPSRFEQINRDDIVIPESMPRVDFFHWVLVDLPAAYRGVAEGKFSDGVMPRGKPGPAARHGARHGLNDFTRGFAGDEHMAGLYFGYDGPCPPWNDERVHRYVFTLYAVDFDRCPLEGRFTGPDVLRTIEGHVLGQASLTARYSLNPRRSAG from the coding sequence ATGCGTCTGACCAGCAGTTTCGGCGACAACCGGCGCCTGCCGGACCGCAACGCCTTCGCGGTGGTGGACGCCGAACGCCGTTTCCGCTTCGGCGCCAACCGCAGCCCGGCCTTCACGTGGAACGAGCCGCCGGCCGGCACGCGTTCCTTCGTGCTGCTGTGCCACGATCCGGATGTGCCGAGCCGTTTCGAGCAGATCAACCGCGACGATATCGTGATTCCCGAGTCGATGCCGCGCGTCGACTTCTTCCACTGGGTGCTCGTCGATCTGCCTGCCGCGTACCGCGGCGTCGCCGAGGGGAAATTCTCCGACGGCGTCATGCCGCGTGGAAAGCCGGGGCCCGCGGCGCGGCACGGCGCACGGCACGGGCTCAACGACTTCACGCGCGGCTTTGCCGGCGACGAGCACATGGCGGGGCTGTACTTCGGCTACGACGGTCCGTGCCCGCCGTGGAACGACGAGCGCGTGCACCGCTACGTCTTCACGCTCTACGCGGTCGATTTCGATCGTTGTCCGCTGGAGGGGCGGTTCACCGGGCCGGACGTGCTGCGGACGATCGAAGGGCATGTCCTCGGCCAGGCGTCCCTGACCGCACGCTACAGTCTTAATCCGCGGCGCAGCGCCGGCTGA
- a CDS encoding enoyl-CoA hydratase-related protein produces the protein MPVTLEVKNHVAYVTLNRPEAMNSLDPESTCDLAEIWARVRTDPDIRVAVLSGAGEKAFCTGTDMKKAPPPTECMAATYLREGQPILPHMKMWKPIIAAINGYAVGGGLEMALACDMRIASSNAKFGLTEVKVASLAGLNGTQALPRAIPQAVAMKMLLTGEMISAEEALRYGLVSDVVEPSALADLARTYAEKIASAAPLSVQATKQAAVLGLDMPLEHGILYSHLLWGVLRDTEDRKEGFKAFGERRAPEFRGA, from the coding sequence ATGCCGGTAACGCTGGAAGTAAAGAATCACGTCGCCTACGTCACCCTGAACCGTCCGGAAGCGATGAACTCGCTCGACCCGGAATCGACCTGCGATCTCGCCGAAATCTGGGCGCGCGTGCGTACCGACCCCGACATCCGCGTGGCCGTGTTGTCCGGTGCTGGCGAAAAGGCGTTCTGCACAGGCACGGACATGAAGAAGGCACCGCCGCCCACCGAGTGCATGGCAGCGACCTATCTGCGCGAGGGCCAGCCGATCCTGCCGCACATGAAGATGTGGAAGCCGATCATCGCCGCGATCAACGGCTACGCGGTGGGTGGCGGGCTCGAGATGGCGCTTGCGTGCGACATGCGGATCGCCTCGTCGAATGCCAAGTTCGGGCTGACCGAAGTGAAGGTCGCGAGCCTCGCCGGCCTCAACGGCACGCAGGCGCTGCCGCGCGCGATCCCGCAGGCGGTGGCGATGAAGATGCTGCTGACGGGCGAGATGATCTCTGCGGAGGAGGCGCTGCGCTACGGGCTTGTCAGCGACGTGGTCGAGCCGTCGGCGCTCGCGGACCTGGCGCGAACGTACGCGGAGAAGATCGCCAGCGCGGCGCCGCTGAGCGTGCAGGCGACCAAGCAAGCCGCGGTGCTGGGCCTGGATATGCCGCTCGAGCATGGGATCCTGTACTCGCACCTGCTGTGGGGCGTGCTGCGCGATACCGAGGACCGCAAGGAAGGTTTCAAGGCCTTCGGCGAACGGCGCGCGCCCGAATTCCGCGGCGCCTGA
- a CDS encoding SDR family NAD(P)-dependent oxidoreductase — translation MGIRNRVALITGSASGMGRQTALRFAEQGAAVVINDINAEKVHATVDEFSRKGHRALGAVADISDKAAVDAMVQQTVNAFGRIDILVNNAGMERAGALRKLSEADWDVTLNVNLKGTFLCSQAVHGHMVENKHGRIVNIASRAWLGGAGQTPYSSAKAGVVGMTRTLAIELGRAGITVNCVAPGLIHTPMWEELPEKDRQFLLSRQPTGKLGDPDDIANTLLFLADDETGFVTGQVLYVCGGRSLFAG, via the coding sequence ATGGGAATTCGCAACAGGGTCGCGCTGATCACAGGGTCGGCGAGCGGCATGGGTAGGCAGACGGCATTGCGCTTCGCCGAGCAGGGTGCGGCCGTCGTTATCAACGACATCAACGCGGAGAAGGTGCACGCGACGGTCGATGAGTTCAGCCGAAAGGGACATCGCGCGCTCGGCGCCGTCGCCGACATTAGCGACAAGGCGGCGGTCGACGCGATGGTGCAGCAGACGGTGAATGCCTTCGGCCGCATCGACATCCTCGTGAATAACGCGGGCATGGAGCGGGCCGGCGCGCTGCGCAAGCTTAGCGAGGCGGACTGGGATGTCACGCTCAATGTCAATCTGAAGGGCACCTTCCTGTGCTCGCAGGCGGTGCACGGCCACATGGTCGAGAACAAGCACGGGCGCATCGTCAACATCGCCTCCCGCGCATGGCTCGGCGGCGCGGGGCAGACTCCGTATTCGTCGGCGAAGGCCGGCGTCGTCGGCATGACGCGTACGCTTGCGATCGAGCTCGGCCGCGCCGGGATCACCGTCAATTGCGTTGCTCCGGGGCTGATCCACACGCCGATGTGGGAGGAACTGCCGGAGAAGGATCGGCAGTTCCTGTTGTCGCGGCAGCCGACCGGAAAGCTGGGCGATCCCGACGACATCGCCAACACGCTGCTCTTCCTCGCCGACGACGAGACGGGTTTCGTCACCGGCCAGGTGCTCTACGTGTGCGGCGGACGAAGCCTGTTCGCAGGCTGA
- a CDS encoding CoA transferase: MGQDFSRFRVLDLTGELGPYAAKMFAGLGADVIHVESPAGDPMRRVGPYFRNEPGVQASLPYLYYNAGKRGLAVDLENEEGRAVFRRLCGSADLLVESCRSGYLDGLGLSYDVLSRDNASLVQTSVTPFGRTGPLAAYPGSDLTCSALSGFLYLAGVDGDKPVRAPDNQAYRMAEAYAAVGSAIALFSAQRTGRGQVVDVACIEAEAMALENAAQFWDLEGKIRRGRGREAGCGTLHPCVDGYIMLVAIMGRNKGMWTPFVRWLEAEGVEEWKLLDDDKWIDFAYRCSTEGYATFCRVFERYTRTRSKAYLYEMGQRFSVSVTPVSNGRDLLANPQLLHRKFWKTQFNETLGADITYPGAPYEFGELQWQLGRNAPRIGEHTREILTECGYSGLEIDELVRTGAVYVEQR, encoded by the coding sequence ATGGGACAGGACTTTTCGCGATTCAGGGTGCTGGACTTGACCGGCGAACTCGGGCCGTACGCGGCCAAGATGTTCGCCGGGCTGGGTGCTGACGTGATCCACGTGGAGTCGCCCGCGGGCGATCCGATGCGCCGCGTCGGCCCCTATTTCCGCAATGAACCCGGTGTGCAGGCGAGTCTACCGTACCTCTATTACAACGCGGGCAAGCGCGGCCTCGCGGTGGACCTCGAGAATGAGGAGGGGCGTGCGGTGTTCCGCCGGCTATGCGGCAGCGCCGACCTGCTCGTTGAGAGCTGCCGCTCGGGTTATCTGGACGGGCTCGGCCTGTCCTACGATGTGCTGAGTCGCGACAACGCCAGTCTGGTGCAGACCTCGGTCACTCCGTTCGGGCGCACCGGGCCGCTGGCGGCTTATCCCGGTTCGGATCTGACGTGTTCTGCGCTGAGCGGCTTTCTCTATCTCGCGGGCGTAGATGGCGACAAGCCGGTGCGCGCGCCGGACAACCAGGCGTACCGGATGGCCGAGGCGTATGCGGCCGTCGGTAGTGCGATCGCGCTGTTCAGCGCGCAGCGTACCGGGCGGGGCCAGGTGGTCGACGTGGCCTGCATCGAGGCCGAGGCGATGGCGCTCGAGAATGCGGCGCAGTTCTGGGACCTCGAGGGCAAAATCCGGCGCGGACGCGGGCGCGAGGCGGGCTGCGGGACACTGCATCCGTGCGTCGACGGCTACATCATGCTGGTCGCCATCATGGGGCGCAACAAGGGCATGTGGACGCCCTTCGTGCGCTGGCTCGAGGCCGAAGGGGTCGAGGAATGGAAGCTTCTCGACGACGACAAGTGGATCGATTTCGCGTACCGGTGCTCGACCGAGGGCTACGCGACCTTCTGCCGCGTCTTCGAGCGCTATACCAGAACCCGCAGCAAGGCCTACCTGTATGAAATGGGGCAGCGCTTCAGCGTCTCGGTGACGCCAGTCAGTAACGGCCGGGATCTGCTCGCGAACCCCCAGCTCTTGCACCGGAAATTCTGGAAGACTCAGTTCAACGAAACGCTCGGTGCGGACATTACCTACCCGGGCGCGCCGTACGAGTTCGGCGAGTTGCAATGGCAACTCGGACGCAATGCCCCGCGCATCGGTGAGCACACGCGGGAAATACTAACCGAATGCGGCTATTCGGGACTCGAGATCGATGAACTCGTGCGAACGGGGGCGGTATATGTTGAACAGCGTTGA
- a CDS encoding thiolase family protein has product MKLQRKVYIAGVGETKFGRHEVDFDVLGRAAAFEALKASNIDRPTMVQSAYVGNGTNGMVIGQTVLKDLGMCGHLPIMTVESACSAGGMAVHLAVRDVAMGLADVAIGIGCENHTLHMAQGTAFATAMSDIETVHGAVMTGKYAMRAQRYMYETGATAEDLAMITVKNRRHATNNPYAWFKGEISVEEVVNSRVVASPLTLQQCCGIADGAGAVVVCSEEMVKKLGIDKPILVAGSVVRSGPYHNRPRDITGDDITEETAAQLYEESGIGPEDVNIVELHDAFTIAELLYYECLGLCPKGEGLKFLRDGNTTHGGKCVVSPRGGMLSYGHPIGASGAAQIAASVKQMRNQCPGYQVDPVPRVAMTHVTGGGLSGTEHAACTMHMLVRGW; this is encoded by the coding sequence ATGAAACTGCAGCGCAAGGTCTATATCGCCGGGGTCGGCGAAACGAAATTCGGGCGGCACGAGGTCGATTTCGATGTGCTGGGCCGTGCCGCGGCATTCGAGGCGCTGAAGGCGTCGAATATCGACCGTCCGACGATGGTGCAGAGCGCCTACGTCGGCAATGGCACCAACGGAATGGTGATCGGTCAAACCGTGCTCAAGGATCTGGGCATGTGCGGACATCTTCCAATCATGACAGTCGAAAGCGCATGCTCCGCAGGGGGTATGGCAGTGCATCTGGCGGTGCGGGACGTGGCGATGGGGCTTGCCGACGTCGCGATCGGCATCGGCTGCGAGAATCACACGCTGCACATGGCGCAAGGCACTGCCTTTGCAACGGCCATGTCGGATATCGAAACGGTGCACGGCGCGGTCATGACCGGCAAGTACGCGATGCGCGCGCAGCGTTACATGTACGAGACCGGGGCCACGGCCGAGGATCTGGCGATGATCACCGTGAAGAACCGCCGCCACGCGACCAACAATCCGTATGCGTGGTTCAAGGGTGAGATTTCGGTCGAGGAGGTCGTCAATTCGCGCGTCGTCGCGTCTCCGCTGACGCTGCAGCAATGCTGTGGCATCGCCGATGGCGCCGGGGCGGTCGTCGTGTGCTCGGAAGAGATGGTGAAGAAGTTGGGCATCGACAAGCCGATTCTGGTGGCGGGCTCGGTCGTGCGGTCGGGGCCTTACCACAACCGGCCGCGCGACATAACGGGCGACGACATCACCGAGGAAACCGCAGCGCAGCTCTATGAAGAGTCGGGCATCGGTCCTGAGGATGTGAATATCGTCGAACTGCACGACGCTTTCACGATTGCCGAGCTGCTGTACTACGAATGCCTCGGCCTGTGTCCGAAGGGCGAAGGGCTGAAGTTCCTGCGCGACGGCAACACGACGCACGGGGGCAAGTGTGTCGTCAGTCCGCGTGGCGGCATGCTCTCGTATGGTCACCCGATCGGCGCTTCGGGGGCCGCCCAGATCGCCGCGAGCGTCAAGCAGATGCGCAACCAGTGTCCCGGCTATCAGGTCGATCCGGTGCCGCGTGTGGCGATGACGCACGTTACGGGTGGCGGGCTGTCTGGCACGGAACACGCGGCTTGCACGATGCACATGCTGGTGCGCGGCTGGTAA
- a CDS encoding zinc ribbon domain-containing protein codes for MSDQKPNKKPEKKPDITFFHPDLLEVPADGGAPYLKGYRCKGCGQLDFPKLSPCPSCWGEEFDVVPLSRRGKLYSFSDNFIGQAGMKTPYSFGYIDLPENLRIFAQLEGEPGSFRCDEEVELTVGPVRDNRDGVPLISYKFRKA; via the coding sequence ATGTCAGATCAAAAGCCGAACAAGAAACCGGAGAAGAAGCCGGATATCACATTCTTTCATCCGGACCTGCTCGAGGTGCCCGCGGACGGCGGCGCGCCGTATCTCAAGGGGTATCGCTGCAAGGGGTGCGGCCAGCTGGATTTCCCCAAGCTGAGTCCGTGCCCGAGTTGCTGGGGCGAGGAGTTCGATGTCGTGCCGCTAAGCCGACGCGGGAAGCTCTACAGCTTCAGCGACAATTTCATTGGTCAGGCGGGAATGAAAACGCCATATTCGTTCGGCTACATCGATCTGCCCGAGAACCTGCGGATTTTCGCGCAGCTGGAAGGCGAGCCCGGCAGCTTCCGCTGCGACGAGGAGGTCGAACTGACCGTGGGGCCCGTTCGCGACAACCGCGACGGCGTTCCGCTGATCAGCTACAAGTTCCGCAAGGCATAA